Sequence from the Lysobacter capsici genome:
TCGGCGCGGCCAGCACTTCGATCAGCACCTGGCCCGCGCTCAGCGGCGGGGTCTGGAACTCCACCGCCTCGATGACGTCCTGCGGCACCGGGCCGCGCTGGGTGTATTGGGCTTTCTTCATTGCGTCACTCCAAACCGGACGGGAACCAGGGACCTCGCCCGCGACCGACCACCGGCCGCGACGCGATTGCATACGCGAGAGTACGCCGGACCCGGTGCAAACGTCTTGCGCGCAAGTCTCAGCGCTGCGACCCTGCTTGGCCCTTCATCGTCCATGGCCTCATGCAACCGATCCGCTTCGAACTCGACCCCGGCCACGACTACGTAGAGCTCAACCAGCTGCTGAAACTGACCGGCCTGTGCGACAGCGGCGGCGCCGGCAAGGCGATCGTCGCCAGCGGCGCGGTCCGGGTCGACGGCCAGGTGGAACTGCGCAAGACCTGCAAGATCCGGGTCGGGCAGACGGTGGCATACCAGGGCGTGACGATCGAGGTGGTCGCGGTCTGAGCGCCCCTCAGCCAAAGGAGCCACGCCTTGTTCTTCGGCCCAGATAGAACGCCCGCGCTGCTGCCGGCCGGCTGGCGCCGCTTCCTCGCGGCGGCGCTGCTGCCGCGGCAACGCCCGGGCGAATTCCCCGCCGCCTTCGACAGCGCGGTCGCCGATCTGTTCGCGCTCGACGACCGGGGTCTGACGCAATTGGATGGCCAGATCCGCGCCAGCCACCGCTATTCGCCCGGGGATTACTCCAGCAAACAGATCCGGATCGAATCCCTGCGCGACACACCCGAGCAGGCGCAAGCCTGCCTGTTCGTCTCGGCCTGCGACCGCAGCGGTTACGTGCGCGGCCAGGCGCTTAGCGATTTCGCCCACTACCCCGGCCGTCTGGCCCTGAGCGCGGCCTTGATCCGCTGCGACGATTGGGTCGATCCGGTCCGCCGCGAAGCCGAACGCTTGCTGGGTCGATTGTTGTTGCAAGACGACAGTGTTCTGTTCAACAGCCTGGATCTCGCCTTGCGCTTGCGCGTGCGTGCGCGCTTCCGCGATGGCGTGTGGGCACGGCGCATCGAGCCCAGCCTGCGTTCGCCTCGGCACGCGCAGGCGCGCTGGGCGTTGATCACCCACCCGTCGCCGCCGGTCCGCGAATGGGCCTATGCCGCCATCGCCGATTGCGATCCGCAACATCGCGACGACGCTTGCCTTGCCGCATTGAACGACCCGCACCCGCGTATCGCCCTGCAGGCACTGCGCAGCCTGAGCGAAAGCAACCGCACGATCGATCGCGATGCCCATCTAGCCCGTGCGACGACCTTCACCCATGCGGCGGTACGCACCGAAGCGCTGCGCCAAGTGCAGCGCTTCGGCCTGCCGAACGCACGCGAGGAATTGCGTCGCGCCTTGCTGGACCGCTCCGCCGGTCCGCGCCGGGTCGCCGCCTATCTGCTGAAGACCCACTACGGCGAGGACGCGGCCGGGCATTGGCGCCAGATCGCGGCCGGCGCGGACAGCCACGACGCACGCGCCGCGCTCGTGTCGTTGAGCGATTGCGCCCAGCTTGAAGACGTCGACCTGCTCAAGCGCTGGTTCACTCATCCAACGCCGACGCTGCGCGGCCATGCCTTGCGCGGCCTGATCCGCGCCCAGACACCGGACCTGCAATCGGTGCTGGCGCAGGCGACGCAGGATCGAAACTCCAAGGTGATGAAAGCCGCGCTCGCCGCGTTCGCCAACGGCGCGGCGGCGATGACGCTCGCGATCCTGCAACGCGGCTGGGATCGCCACGACGATCCCGGCTACCGCGCGAAGATGATCGCGACCACCACGCTGATCGATAAATGGCAGGCGCTCGGCTTCCTGTTGCGAACGCTCGCGCAGGACAGCACCGCGCAATTGCAGAAGTGGATCGTCCATCATCTACGCGACTGGACCTATACCGCCCGCTATCGGTTCGGCGCGCGCACGGATGGCGATACGCCGCGATTACTGAGC
This genomic interval carries:
- a CDS encoding RNA-binding S4 domain-containing protein, encoding MQPIRFELDPGHDYVELNQLLKLTGLCDSGGAGKAIVASGAVRVDGQVELRKTCKIRVGQTVAYQGVTIEVVAV
- a CDS encoding HEAT repeat domain-containing protein, coding for MFFGPDRTPALLPAGWRRFLAAALLPRQRPGEFPAAFDSAVADLFALDDRGLTQLDGQIRASHRYSPGDYSSKQIRIESLRDTPEQAQACLFVSACDRSGYVRGQALSDFAHYPGRLALSAALIRCDDWVDPVRREAERLLGRLLLQDDSVLFNSLDLALRLRVRARFRDGVWARRIEPSLRSPRHAQARWALITHPSPPVREWAYAAIADCDPQHRDDACLAALNDPHPRIALQALRSLSESNRTIDRDAHLARATTFTHAAVRTEALRQVQRFGLPNAREELRRALLDRSAGPRRVAAYLLKTHYGEDAAGHWRQIAAGADSHDARAALVSLSDCAQLEDVDLLKRWFTHPTPTLRGHALRGLIRAQTPDLQSVLAQATQDRNSKVMKAALAAFANGAAAMTLAILQRGWDRHDDPGYRAKMIATTTLIDKWQALGFLLRTLAQDSTAQLQKWIVHHLRDWTYTARYRFGARTDGDTPRLLSLLNDARPRLPDDLANQIEGFIDASSR